The Coturnix japonica isolate 7356 unplaced genomic scaffold, Coturnix japonica 2.1 chrUnrandom485, whole genome shotgun sequence genome segment GTGTAAATGTTTGTGCGAGTGgtggttgtggtggtggtggttggaCGAGTGGCCCTTGTGCTTCTCCTTGTGCTCCCGGCCCTTGGTTCCACCTTCATCCATCACCCCCGGCACCTTGATGCGCATCTTGATCTCCTCCTGCTTGGACACCggctgcccccccccagcccccatcgGGATCCTCAGCTTCAGGGCCGAGCTCTTGTCACCTTTATCCGGGGGGCGCTCGGGGTTGTCAGCGATGGGGATCTTCAGGATGATGGGGGGGGTCCCGTCCTGCTgcacctccctctccctctgctgctgcaccaggagGTTCTTTGCTGCGTAGGCGTATTGGGACCGTACGTTGGCCTCCATGTTTTCCAATTGCCTTTTCTGCGCCGCCAGCTCCTCGGCGTGTTTAGCCCGATATTCCTTCAATGACACTTTGGCTGCCGGCGCGttcttccctccctgcttcATGTACCCGGCTCcgtcctgctgctgcaggggggGATGCTCAGCCCCCGCCGTGCTCTCGTTAGTCCTATTGGCATCCGCTTTAGATGGGGGGTGTTGGGGCAGCCATCGTTCCGCAGGGGCCGGGTCTGCAGCGCTTTGAGAGCAGGGAGAGTCGGTGTTTGCGGCCATGGAGGGTCCGGCCGTGGAGGACGTGGACATGCTCATGAGCCCCGCGATGTTCATGTCCGAGCTGTTGTTCCTGCTGATCATGTTGAGGATGGTTTGTTCCGACAGACCCTCGTCCTCGCCGTGTTCGTCAGCTTTGGATTTCCTGGCTGCTTGTGAGGCCTGGAGGGGAACAGCAGCTTCAGTGGGGCTCTAAGGATGGGGGCTGAGATCGCTCTGCTCCTCCTTGTACCAAGTTACCCATTCTGCACACCCATATCTGCCCCCTTGACTCTGCCCCACACACCCATAGCAGAGCCAGGTGCCCCCCAGGTCCTTCCCAACCCGAATCCCCCCCCATTGCACACCCATAGCAGAGCTGGGTGCCCCCCCAGGCCCTTCCCAACCCGAATCCCCCCACTGCACACCCATAGCAGAGCCAAGTGNNNNNNNNNNNNNNNNNNNNNNNNNNNNNNNNNNNNNNNNNNNNNNNNNNNNNNNNNNNNNNNNNNNNNNNNNNNNNNNNNNNNNNNNNNNNNNNNNNNNNNNNNNNNNNNNNNNNNNNNNNNNNNNNNNNNNNNNNNNNNNNNNNNNNNNNNNNNNNNNNNNNNNNNNNNNNNNNNNNNNNNNNNNNNNNNNNNNNNNNNNNNNTttcccaacccaaccccccCACTGCACACccacagcagagcctgcagagctgggtgcccCCCCAGGCCCTTCCCAACCCGAATCCCCCCAATGCACACCCATAGCAGAGCTGGGTGCCCCCTAAGGCCCTTCCTAACCCAACCCCCCTATTGCACACCCATagcagagcctgcagagctgggtgcccCCTAAGGCCCTTCCTAACCCAGCCCCCCTATTGCACACCCATagcagagcctgcagagctgggtgcccTCCAAGACCCTTCCCAATCTGAATCCCCCCCATTGTACACCCCAAGCTGAGCCTGCAGAGCCAAGTGCCCCCCaggccctttccaacccaaatccCCCCCATTGTacacccagagcagagctgggtgcccCCCCAGGTCCTTCACAACCCAACCCCCCCATTGCACACCcagagcagagcctgcagagctgggtgcccCCCAAGACCCTTCTCAACCTAAACCCCCCCAGTGCAcacccacagcagagctgggtgcctCCCGAGGCCCTTCCCAACTTAAATCCCCCCCATTGTAcacccacagcagagctgggtgcccCCGATGTCCTTCCCAACCCAAATCCTCCATTCCACATCCATAGCACAGCCTGCAGACCTGGGTGCCCCCCATGTCCTTCCCaacccaaatccccccattgCACACCCATAGCAGAGCTAGGTATCTCCCCCATGTCCTTCCCAACCCAAATCCCCCATTCCACATCCATAGCAGAGCTGGGTGCCCCCcaggtccttcccaacccaaatcccccccatcccacacccCCAGCAGTTCCTCACCCTCCAGTTCCGGATCCGTTTGAGCCTGTTGGGGGTTTTCTCCAGGATCTGCAGGAATTCATGGGTCAGTTCTGCAGGGGAGACacaaaggaagggaaggggggggtcAGAGGGGTGGGATCCATAGGACAAAGCGCTGCTGGATGATGGATGGAGCTGCTCCATGGGGGCAATGCTGGCAGCTGGCACCTCATTCAGCCCCATCTCTCTGCACCCTTTGCCATCTCTGTTGTCCCCATAGTTGTTATCGTAGCATCTGCTGCACTGGAAATTGGGATCAAACCTGAAGGGCTCCAGCCCGTGGATGTGAATGGCAGGAACAGAGATGCCAAGTTAATACAAGAGCCTGTTTGGAGGGGGAACCTGGCTCCATTACTTACCATCTAGCAATTCCAGAGTAACTGAAGGATCTACATATTCCCACCAGTGTTTTCCATCAGTTGATACTGGAATCTCCCAGTTGGACCACTTGCAGGCCAAGTGGATACAGACGCAGGCCACAACGGGAGGGGTGTACTGCAGGCTGAAGGTGGTCAGGTGCAGGCTGACGTcgccagcagggagagagaaacagaaagccaTCAACTCCCATGGCTGAAGCCCAATGGTGGACGtggtggaggtggggggggggtccctgctgctcctccccctgcacagagcccagctgtgACGGCTCCATCCCATGGatcctgcctgccttcctgccccatggagctgcaggcagctcagctttAAGGttcagctccatgcacagcctgcagggaagGCTGCa includes the following:
- the CCNT1 gene encoding cyclin-T1; protein product: MEASAGGGAARRWYFTREQLDRSPSRRAGLDPDKELSYRQQAANLLQDMGQRLNVSQLTINTAIVYMHRFYMVQSFTQFHRNPQAYLQQAQDLVILESIILQTLGFEITIDHPHTHVVKCTQLVRASKDLAQTSYFMATNSLHLTTFSLQYTPPVVACVCIHLACKWSNWEIPVSTDGKHWWEYVDPSVTLELLDELTHEFLQILEKTPNRLKRIRNWRASQAARKSKADEHGEDEGLSEQTILNMISRNNSSDMNIAGLMSMSTSSTAGPSMAANTDSPCSQSAADPAPAERWLPQHPPSKADANRTNESTAGAEHPPLQQQDGAGYMKQGGKNAPAAKVSLKEYRAKHAEELAAQKRQLENMEANVRSQYAYAAKNLLVQQQREREVQQDGTPPIILKIPIADNPERPPDKGDKSSALKLRIPMGAGGGQPVSKQEEIKMRIKVPGVMDEGGTKGREHKEKHKGHSSNHHHHNHHSHKHLHPQLVGPGAAPNKRPADPKHPALPAAPPHKSYNLFGSSRKRPMQDEGPHEHQPKVSKGPKAPPAPFPYQHLPGGGHSSDAPLPTLPSGPPKSRGGPHGKSDKGPSGANGHNAPQPSDYQDTVNMLHSLLSAQGVQPNQPPPQFEFHSYGELLNPRQSGRAANTDRPRPPPLPSEPPPPLPPLPK